One stretch of Rhinatrema bivittatum chromosome 8, aRhiBiv1.1, whole genome shotgun sequence DNA includes these proteins:
- the RHBDD2 gene encoding rhomboid domain-containing protein 2 isoform X2 encodes MHSEVSCLVPVSVRFSTVEVHRLITYIFFHEDLTSLLCSCMLIWYFGGGFEANVGTVKHCLFTLVFAVSSALLYLTFHAMPFGYGGQERTQGYTTVAFAMVSAATTRSRMRRLLLLGFMIPTMLVPWLFLFVTLFIPHMSVVSNLCGILVGLMYGLGGCFFLDPPEATISRLDQKLPFRLLKRIPGLKYVPGSAAERRAAQTRKINPPPGSYPTQQYYYPQPSFPASNTAPHSMPPEPALQNSYTPGHSQGPSFLTANATAHGTLHGQNHPTTGLASHGHYFSQSESSPSQTAFPSLTSGMHAEAKAEPTMGSCLSEVVTVPAGALGTQTN; translated from the exons TTCACAGGTTGATCacctatatattttttcatgaagACCTGACCTCCTTGCTTTGCAGCTGCATGCTCATCTGGTATTTTGGAGGTGGGTTTGAGGCAAATGTGGGCACCGTGAAGCACTGCCTGTTCACCTTGGTGTTTGCGGTCTCCTCTGCGCTGCTTTACCTCACTTTCCATGCTATGCCATTTGGATACGGAGGACAGGAGCGCACCCAGGGCTACACCACTGTCGCCTTTGCTATGGTTAGCGCTGCCACCACCCGCTCCCGAATGCGGCGCCTGCTGCTGCTTGGCTTCATGATCCCGACCATGCTGGTCCCATGGCTTTTTCTCTTTGTGACCCTTTTTATCCCTCACATGTCTGTTGTTAGCAACCTCTGCGGAATCCTAGTGGGATTAATGT ATGGCCTAGGTGGCTGCTTTTTCCTTGATCCTCCTGAGGCCACCATATCCAGGTTGGACCAAAAACTTCCTTTCCGTTTGTTGAAGAGGATCCCAGGCCTGAAATATGTGCCAGGTTCAGCAGCAGAAAGAAGAGCTGCTCAGACCAGGAA GATAAATCCACCACCAGGATCATATCCCACCCAACAGTATTATTATCCTCAGCCAAGCTTTCCTGCCTCTAACACAGCACCTCATAGTATGCCTCCAGAACCTGCGTTACAGAACAGCTACACACCAGGCCATAGCCAAGGGCCCTCTTTCTTAACAGCAAACGCAACAGCCCATGGAACACTACATGGGCAAAATCACCCAACCACTGGACTAGCATCACATGGACACTACTTTAGTCAGTCTGAATCCTCTCCCTCTCAAACTGCGTTCCCTTCACTGACCTCTGGCATGCATGCTGAAGCCAAAGCAGAACCCACAATGGGTTCCTGTTTGTCCGAGGTGGTTACTGTACCAGCAGGGGCTTTAGGAACTCAGACTAACTAA